From Miscanthus floridulus cultivar M001 chromosome 15, ASM1932011v1, whole genome shotgun sequence, the proteins below share one genomic window:
- the LOC136508538 gene encoding probable galacturonosyltransferase 7 isoform X2 codes for MKGHQHQQSSPLLPPPPSKRRCSGLAAAVPALVVCSTLLPLVYLLVLHRPAGYGSDDRAAVVISTELAGVGARGKRHLENGGAMEHKLLKDVSKKVSGSNGIPAERSTRSKSNKDHAIKSKAKLKGAFSLIGLNNDTFKSKGPRASKRYKLKDLSWRSKDTTVNGKENYGQETLHEENTKSCEHEYGSYCLWSTEHREVMKDAIVKRLKDQLFLVRAHYPSIAKLKQQERFTRELKQNIQEHERMLSDTITDADLPPFFAKKLEKMEHTIERAKSCEVGCSNVERKLRQLLDITEDEAYFHTRQSAFLYHLGVQTMPKTHHCLNMRLTVEYFKSRSSHMDQLNEQELESPTFHHYVIFSRNVLAASTTINSAVMNSQNSDHIVFHLFTDAQNFYAMKHWFDRNSYLEATVHVTNIEENQKLSKDIHSLEMQQLWPAEEFRVTIRNHSEPSQRQMKTEYISIFGHSHFLLPDLLPSLNRVVVLDDDLIVQKDLSSLWNLNMGGKVIGAVQFCEVRLGQLKPYMADHNVNANSCVWLSGLNVIELDKWRDMGITSLHDQSFQKLRKDSLKSQRLQALPASLLAFQDLVYPLEDSWVQSGLGHDYGISHVDIEKAATLHYNGVMKPWLDLGIHDYKSYWRKYMTNGEKFMTECNIH; via the exons ATGAAGGggcaccagcaccagcagtcCTCTCCgcttctgccgccgccgcccagcaAGCGCCGCTGCAGCGGGCTGGCGGCCGCCGTGCCGGCGCTCGTCGTCTGCTCCACGCTGCTCCCGCTCGTctacctcctcgtcctccaccgcCCTGCCG GATATGGATCGGACGACCGCGCCGCCGTGGTCATCAGCACC GAGCTGGCCGGCGTCGGGGCGCGTGGCAAGCGGCATCTGGAGAATGGGGGCGCCATGGAGCACAAGCTGCTCAAG GATGTTTCCAAAAAGGTGTCTGGATCTAATGGGATTCCGGCTGAGAGATCTACTAGATCGAAGTCTAACAAGGATCATGCTATCAAATCAAAAGCAAAGCTCAAGGGCGCTTTCTCTTTAATTGGACTAAATAATGACACCTTCAAAAGTAAAG GACCTCGTGCGTCCAAAAGGTATAAATTGAAGGACTTGTCCTGGAGATCAAAG GATACGACTGTTAATGGGAAAGAGAACTATGGTCAAGAGACACTGCATGAGGAGAATACCAAGTCCTGTGAACATGAATATGGGAGTTACTGCCTCTGGTCTACTGAACATAGGGAAGTAATGAAGGATGCCATTGTCAAGAGGCTTAAAGATCAACTTTTTTTAGTAAGAGCTCATTATCCTAGCATTGCAAAATTGAAGCAACAGGAAAGATTTACACGTGAACTGAAGCAAAACATCCAAGAGCATGAACGCATGCTGAGTGACACCATCACAGATGCCGATCTTCCACCATT TTTTGCAAAGAAGCTGGAGAAGATGGAGCACACAATTGAGAGAGCCAAGTCTTGTGAAGTAGGATGCTCGAATGTTGAACGGAAACTTAGGCAGCTACTTGATATAACTGAAGATGAAGCTTATTTCCATACAAGGCAGAGTGCATTTCTATATCATCTTGGGGTCCAGACTATGCCGAAAACTCACCATTGCTTGAACATGAGATTGACAGTAGAATATTTCAAATCCAGATCAAGTCATATGGATCAGTTAAATGAGCAGGAGCTTGAAAGTCCTACCTTCCATCACTATGTAATATTTTCCAGGAACGTACTTGCAGCTTCCACCACTATCAATTCAGCAGTTATGAACTCCCAG AACTCGGACCACATTGTTTTCCATTTGTTCACTGATGCGCAGAACTTTTATGCGATGAAGCATTGGTTTGATAGGAATTCATACTTGGAGGCAACTGTTCATGTAACTAACATTGAGGAAAACCAGAAGCTCTCTAAGGATATACATTCCCTTGAGATGCAACAGTTATGGCCCGCAGAGGAATTTCGTGTCACAATTCGTAATCATTCTGAACCTTCCCAGAGGCAGATGAAAACCGAGTACATATCTATTTTTGGCCATTCACATTTCCTCTTGCCCGACCTTCTTCCTAGCTTGAATAGAGTAGTTGTTCTGGATGATGATTTGATTGTCCAGAAAGACTTgtcatctctgtggaacctcaaTATGGGTGGTAAAGTGATCGGTGCTGTCCAGTTCTGTGAAGTGAGATTAGGCCAGTTGAAACCTTATATGGCAGACCATAATGTCAATGCTAATTCATGTGTGTGGTTGTCTGGCTTGAATGtcattgaattggataaatgGAGGGACATGGGCATTACCAGTTTGCATGATCAATCGTTCCAAAAG TTGCGAAAGGACAGCCTGAAATCACAGCGACTGCAAGCACTCCCTGCAAGTTTACTTGCCTTTCAAGATCTGGTATATCCTTTGGAAGATTCATGGGTTCAATCAGGCCTTGGACATGATTATGGAATTAGCCACGTCGATATAGAAAAGGCTGCTACTCTGCACTATAATGGTGTGATGAAACCTTGGCTTGACTTGGGGATACATGATTATAAGAGCTACTGGAGGAAGTACATGACTAATGGAGAGAAGTTCATGACTGAATGCAATATTCACTGA
- the LOC136508538 gene encoding probable galacturonosyltransferase 7 isoform X1, producing the protein MKGHQHQQSSPLLPPPPSKRRCSGLAAAVPALVVCSTLLPLVYLLVLHRPAAGYGSDDRAAVVISTELAGVGARGKRHLENGGAMEHKLLKDVSKKVSGSNGIPAERSTRSKSNKDHAIKSKAKLKGAFSLIGLNNDTFKSKGPRASKRYKLKDLSWRSKDTTVNGKENYGQETLHEENTKSCEHEYGSYCLWSTEHREVMKDAIVKRLKDQLFLVRAHYPSIAKLKQQERFTRELKQNIQEHERMLSDTITDADLPPFFAKKLEKMEHTIERAKSCEVGCSNVERKLRQLLDITEDEAYFHTRQSAFLYHLGVQTMPKTHHCLNMRLTVEYFKSRSSHMDQLNEQELESPTFHHYVIFSRNVLAASTTINSAVMNSQNSDHIVFHLFTDAQNFYAMKHWFDRNSYLEATVHVTNIEENQKLSKDIHSLEMQQLWPAEEFRVTIRNHSEPSQRQMKTEYISIFGHSHFLLPDLLPSLNRVVVLDDDLIVQKDLSSLWNLNMGGKVIGAVQFCEVRLGQLKPYMADHNVNANSCVWLSGLNVIELDKWRDMGITSLHDQSFQKLRKDSLKSQRLQALPASLLAFQDLVYPLEDSWVQSGLGHDYGISHVDIEKAATLHYNGVMKPWLDLGIHDYKSYWRKYMTNGEKFMTECNIH; encoded by the exons ATGAAGGggcaccagcaccagcagtcCTCTCCgcttctgccgccgccgcccagcaAGCGCCGCTGCAGCGGGCTGGCGGCCGCCGTGCCGGCGCTCGTCGTCTGCTCCACGCTGCTCCCGCTCGTctacctcctcgtcctccaccgcCCTGCCG CAGGATATGGATCGGACGACCGCGCCGCCGTGGTCATCAGCACC GAGCTGGCCGGCGTCGGGGCGCGTGGCAAGCGGCATCTGGAGAATGGGGGCGCCATGGAGCACAAGCTGCTCAAG GATGTTTCCAAAAAGGTGTCTGGATCTAATGGGATTCCGGCTGAGAGATCTACTAGATCGAAGTCTAACAAGGATCATGCTATCAAATCAAAAGCAAAGCTCAAGGGCGCTTTCTCTTTAATTGGACTAAATAATGACACCTTCAAAAGTAAAG GACCTCGTGCGTCCAAAAGGTATAAATTGAAGGACTTGTCCTGGAGATCAAAG GATACGACTGTTAATGGGAAAGAGAACTATGGTCAAGAGACACTGCATGAGGAGAATACCAAGTCCTGTGAACATGAATATGGGAGTTACTGCCTCTGGTCTACTGAACATAGGGAAGTAATGAAGGATGCCATTGTCAAGAGGCTTAAAGATCAACTTTTTTTAGTAAGAGCTCATTATCCTAGCATTGCAAAATTGAAGCAACAGGAAAGATTTACACGTGAACTGAAGCAAAACATCCAAGAGCATGAACGCATGCTGAGTGACACCATCACAGATGCCGATCTTCCACCATT TTTTGCAAAGAAGCTGGAGAAGATGGAGCACACAATTGAGAGAGCCAAGTCTTGTGAAGTAGGATGCTCGAATGTTGAACGGAAACTTAGGCAGCTACTTGATATAACTGAAGATGAAGCTTATTTCCATACAAGGCAGAGTGCATTTCTATATCATCTTGGGGTCCAGACTATGCCGAAAACTCACCATTGCTTGAACATGAGATTGACAGTAGAATATTTCAAATCCAGATCAAGTCATATGGATCAGTTAAATGAGCAGGAGCTTGAAAGTCCTACCTTCCATCACTATGTAATATTTTCCAGGAACGTACTTGCAGCTTCCACCACTATCAATTCAGCAGTTATGAACTCCCAG AACTCGGACCACATTGTTTTCCATTTGTTCACTGATGCGCAGAACTTTTATGCGATGAAGCATTGGTTTGATAGGAATTCATACTTGGAGGCAACTGTTCATGTAACTAACATTGAGGAAAACCAGAAGCTCTCTAAGGATATACATTCCCTTGAGATGCAACAGTTATGGCCCGCAGAGGAATTTCGTGTCACAATTCGTAATCATTCTGAACCTTCCCAGAGGCAGATGAAAACCGAGTACATATCTATTTTTGGCCATTCACATTTCCTCTTGCCCGACCTTCTTCCTAGCTTGAATAGAGTAGTTGTTCTGGATGATGATTTGATTGTCCAGAAAGACTTgtcatctctgtggaacctcaaTATGGGTGGTAAAGTGATCGGTGCTGTCCAGTTCTGTGAAGTGAGATTAGGCCAGTTGAAACCTTATATGGCAGACCATAATGTCAATGCTAATTCATGTGTGTGGTTGTCTGGCTTGAATGtcattgaattggataaatgGAGGGACATGGGCATTACCAGTTTGCATGATCAATCGTTCCAAAAG TTGCGAAAGGACAGCCTGAAATCACAGCGACTGCAAGCACTCCCTGCAAGTTTACTTGCCTTTCAAGATCTGGTATATCCTTTGGAAGATTCATGGGTTCAATCAGGCCTTGGACATGATTATGGAATTAGCCACGTCGATATAGAAAAGGCTGCTACTCTGCACTATAATGGTGTGATGAAACCTTGGCTTGACTTGGGGATACATGATTATAAGAGCTACTGGAGGAAGTACATGACTAATGGAGAGAAGTTCATGACTGAATGCAATATTCACTGA